One Palaemon carinicauda isolate YSFRI2023 chromosome 5, ASM3689809v2, whole genome shotgun sequence DNA window includes the following coding sequences:
- the LOC137640474 gene encoding uncharacterized protein, with protein sequence MMKVITWILAIGSVTYLAASEVAFYYYTQDGESFCPSGPSQLQRVAGKTSTIGCAALCLQYQCQGYLMQDGECTVLGSLTAPSVGKKMIRYQRVTYSANWENAALRKATKSVGYYTGSSAMVKDMAVDGIDTGINYYHSHTSVLHPWWYVDLGENKLVNEIHVLPYGSDGQHARFFTTIEIRIGQVLPATSGDFSSWPLFAYYPGPPTKDRIYLKFSANSTQPLCGRYVSIQKIGVDPLVYYVFNEVKVFTKQRV encoded by the exons ATGATGAAGGTCATCACCTGGATTCTGGCGATTGGCAGTGTGACTTACCTCGCCGCTTCGGAAGTGGCCTTTTACTATTACACCCAAGATGGGGAGTCATTCTGCCCCTCAGGGCCCTCACAACTACAAAGGGTCGCAGGCAAGACGTCAACTATCGGCTGCGCTGCTTTGTGTTTGCAATATCAATGCCAAGGGTATTTGATGCAAG ATGGCGAATGTACCGTATTGGGATCACTGACAGCGCCGTCTGTTGGTAAGAAGATGATTAGATATCAGCGGGTCACTTACTCGGCAAATTGGGAAAATGCCGCTTTGAGAAAAGCAACTAAGAGTGTGGGTTATTATACTGg TTCATCGGCCATGGTGAAAGACATGGCTGTGGACGGGATCGACACCGGGATCAACTATTACCATTCTCACACCAGTGTCCTTCATCCTTGGTGGTATGTGGACCTGGGAGAAAATAAATTGGTGAATGAAATCCATGTTTTGCCCTATGGAAGTGACGGACAGCATGCCCGTTTCTTTACTACTATTGAG atccGCATTGGCCAAGTGTTACCCGCAACCAGCGGGGACTTTTCCAGCTGGCCGTTATTCGCCTATTACCCAGGACCTCCAACGAAAGACAGGATATATTTGAAGTTCTCGGCCAACAGCACCCAACCCCTATGTGGACGTTACGTCAGCATCCAGAAAATAGGAGTGGATCCTCTGGTATATTACGTCTTCAATGAGGTCAAGGTTTTTACCAAACAAAGGGTTTAA